The region TTGTGTTTCAGCTAGTTGTCCAGGCACTATTCCTCACATTGCTTAAGATAAACTACAGTATGTCTAAGAAAGTGAAACATTCTTAGGGAACTCTAATTAAGACTATAGGACACTTTGTATTACATGAACTATTACGCCATCCGGTGGTCACAGTGACACGTGCTGTACGTTTCTGAACCATCACAGAGCAATCAATAGACCTGTCATATTCACTGGGTGCAGAATCGCATCTAGCTGACATAACTGAACAGGACTCAGTGTTACGTATATGAgagtaatttaattatttcaatcAACATGAGACTGTAGCCCAATTGTGTTGTCCTAATCTAGCGATCGAGTGCTTCGGGCTAAAACACGCAAGTGGCGACTGTAACCTGCAGCAAACCAAAGGTGTagttataaaactatataaaaggCACTTTTGCTATTATTAAGCCAAATAAACATGCACCGACAATGTAATTTTGTATAGCTGAAGCGCATATCGAGTAACGATCGATCGATTGAGTTTCCTCCCTTTTAACGAGAAAAGCGCGTGCTGTTATTTCTCTGATGCCATGTGCGCGCGGCAGACTCCGCGGATCTGGGCTCGCTCTGCATGCCTGCCGGTGCGGCACGAGGCGTGGATGATGCTGGATGGAGCCTCGCAGCTTTTTCACGCTGCGCCTCTGGAGTAACGTAATGATTCAGTGACGTGTTACCTCGTTTAAATATTATTCCAAACTTCAGCATCATTTGTACATCTTTATTATCCGGCGATTTCCCAGAAAACAGTCGGCAGCATCTTTAGGATATCAGTATTCTGTGTCATCCTGTGACTCGGCGTGGATCCTCCCACTAGGGATACGGACTATTTATACAGCGTGCAGCATCCCGAGCCTTCTAGAGATACGCGtatctgaaaaaaacagagaatCTGAAGATTTTTCGTTTGGAGGTAAGgacattattatataaatgtcttCAATAATATTCCAAACAGTACATGCGACTGTAGATGTGACCTAATTTGTGTCAGATTAAAATCAAACATCATTTTCACAATGTTGGTTTCTGATATTCAGCTAAAGCTTCTCGTTTATACACGCGTTTTAGCACTACACCGGGCCGCATAAAGTTACAGCCACTGTTGTCATTTTATCTCTAGGCAAAATTAAGCTTTTACTTGGAAGAATTGAAACAACTAGCCTTCCATGTTTGTGCCGTTAACAACATGAGCCCTAGGTGCAGATATGGTGCATGTCTATGAATGTACACAGGCCATACAGATAAATCCAGAAACTAATTTAGCCTATATACGTTCTTGTGATGCGCATATTCAGAGCAGGTTACATGGTAACTTTGTTACACCATTAGTTGATGTCTGAAGTTATTGCATTTCGAATAGGCTAATGCTCAAAAtgttcaaaaatgaaattattttaaacgGTTGCCTTGTTTGACGTTGTCTTTTCAGTGCGAATCTACTATTTGGGGGGCGTTTACCTTATGCATCATGCAAACACACGTGCTTTCAGATACACGTGCATGTCTGTATACATACTGACATACCACCTAGTCTAGTCTGACTGATAACACTGTctagactacacacacacacacacacacacacacacaaatctagcTGTACAACTCTACACACTTGTATTGTACATTCACACAGTTACTAATGTTTTAGTTTCCCATCATAGATAAAGATAATTAAACAGGGTCTTAAGAATTTAAAAAGCTTGAATATGGGGATTTGAATTTCTAATGTCAATAATGGAGGAAATGCTCACAAAAGAGCAACAATTCTCAATtctatttattatacttttatcaACAACTTAAACCAGCtggaacataatttttttttattggcactggctttgttaaataaataagggATAATGCAGttataatagaacaaaaaaacaacaactttaaaatatcaaaactcaaGCGCAGATAGGAAATCTGGATCAGCAGTCAttatactgttttttattattcagaaatatttgacCACTGAATCCAGTGATTGACCAGTCAGAAACAAGCTGTGTAATACATGGTATGAGGATCTAGCCTCTTTTGAAAACAGAGAAATGAGTGTGGAAAAACAAGGGGCTAGTCAGCTCATATGAGTACCCCTTGTGAATGTGGTCTGGAGACTGTTAAATGGGGCAGTGGGGTGGAAATGCCAGTTCCAATCCCTGCCAACGCTCCCCTCCTCCCTTTCCACAACCCAGTCCCACCATCCTCACTCCCGGTTATGCCTGGAATTCTGCGCACTCTCTCTGAAAAGTGTAAACAACCAGGGTCAAAGAAAAACAGGTTGTGATGGGTGGCTGCAATGTGCCTACTGTCAGCATGCCAAGCCcacttttttggaaaacataaacAGGGGCAGCATGGATTACAGGCAGAACTGAGGTGTAATCAGGGGGGATTTACACCCATCAGGTCGTGACAATGAGTGTGCTCGGATAACACTGCCTCACTCCATAAAACTGATTATGATTTGCTTTTGTCAGGAAGCAGTGGCAGCGCTAATGCTAGCATTAGCTCAGCAGGACACTGTGTCTGAGCAAGGCTATCTTTGTGTACATAGCTGattacttttttgttattaagACCTTTTGCACATGAGATATGACAAAGAGGGAGAAATTACTGTTAATTTGGTTCTATGGTTACAACActttaatgtacaaaaatagcttgtacaacacatcaaaataaaataaaacaacgaCAAACTTATCTACAgtctaaaataaagtttaaacacttTGAATATAATTTGCAGGGTATCACAAGTTGTTACCATCTATTTGttgtgcattaaaaatatatgctaaaatgaacattattttgtgtgtttggtgtaatgcaatgtgtatatgtggtttaaggttaaaacatATTCCACATACTGTTTATTATTGatcgcctttctgaaatgcgtcgATTTTtatcaaagctcatcattctgaaaagtgaggtgtccATGATGGGCCAGCTTTCCAgtacattgtgattggccgaataccttaAGCATGTTACCAAATGTAAAGCCCCTTACCAAACTGTGATGCTGTGTTCCAGAGCGATGAGACCAAACCAATAAAACCTattataaacgaggcatttgttgcatccagtgaggacataattactgagaagaatgatttatactgtctttttacgtgttgcgTATTGTgccgtgtaaacataaaaccatgtctgcatttgtgatcggagaaacgagaaaacaacaagtgctactatACATTGCTCAAAACTCGCTTTTGTCTCaacagtggcaaattctttaaatatgaaaacatacttacagacagtgagacagaagcgccagactgtccttgcaaattggaattgccccactttatattaaCAGCCTTTGTGCATAGACGCCATTGTAGTCTACTcttccaggatcaggaaacagtcctccgtaaaatgcgttgcacacatctgaatatttgggttaaacTGTTCTGGGAAAGTGTTGTTAATACAACTTGACCACTGATTTCTAGGTGTGACCTCTTTTGGAATgctaaacaaagtagtttcactttcacaatgaaacacaaagTGTCTCCATAACATAGCGGCGGCatcaacaacaatactacagtggaaaacaaagttacgccttctttctttgcgtaaacatttggGCGCTGTTATGCTAATTTTCTCAcgcagtgacatagacatgtgggggcgtatttaaacatgacattttaggAGTGCGGggataataataacttttattaaaatctctttgagtttgagactttagtctttgcaactttagggatctaatttattcataaaaagattgtaacactccaaaacagaaaggaaaacttgaaattgcatcatatgacctcttgaATCAACTTCAGATATTCAGGGCAAGTGATAATAGGCAAACAtcacaacaaatatgttttatacAAAAGCAATTTTAGCAAATACCTGCATACATAGATTTAGTGTAATATGCTAAGCTTTAgagatataattatttttattttgtatttatcagTGCCAGCTCTAATTCTGGCTGCCATTATGCCTCTGTTAGAAGAAGGTTCTGTGCCAAGGGACTGTACTCGTACTGTGCCGGTAGTCATCATTGGTGAGTCAACAAGGAGCAAATGTATTCAGGTTGATTACTATTGAAAAAATGGTATTCACAGCATCAACCAATCCTGATTCCAATATAACATTCCTCAGTCTCTCCAATTTTCCCCTTCACAGGTAACGGTCCTTCTGGTATATGCTTGTCGTACCTTTTGAGTGGGTATACTCCTTATTtagatccaatggctgtgcaccCAAACCCTATCCTCTTCCGTAAACTACAGGAAGCCAAGCAGCTTTCCATCACTGAACAGGTAAAAAGATGAGTGTCAAAACAGCTTGCAAAGTTTAACCTAGAGCTATATTGTGGAGTAAATCAGAAATGTTAGTCAAATGTTCAATAAACAAGCTGACCAGTGTGTATTTTTGTAGGATTTGGAGTTTCTTTGCGAAGGTTTAGAGGGGCGTTCCGGAAACCCTGTGGCGGTGCTCTTCGACACACTCCTTCATCCAAATGCAGATTTGGGCTATGAGTTCCCCTCTGTACTGCAGTGGAGGATGGAAAAGAAACATCACATTCCTCATCTGATCTTGGGAAAAGCTACACCTGGTGGTGCTTGGCATGTTAGTGACCTCTCTGAGATAGTTGGTCAATGCCTCTCACAACTGTACAAGCTGAAAAACTGATTCAATAATAATAGCTTCTCGAACTGCCATGTTAGCTTTGAGTAGTTTCTATGGCATAGCTAAGAATTTCCTACTATCTCAGGTTAGAATATTGTTGTCAGAGTTTTGATATACTAGTTAGACAAGACAGTTTACATTATTGTGTGTAGAAACCTGAATTTACAACCCTAACAATATTTCTTTACTAAATATCCTCCACTGACAAAATATACTCTTTCTGGTCTCCAAGGCAATGGAAGGTTCAATGCTGACCATTAGTCTTGGTATATGGATGGAGTTACCAGGAGTCAACTATAGAGATTTGACCTCAGGCAAAAGGAGGTATGTACTATGGAGGATAACTGATGGTAGCTTCTAATAGTACTGTGGTGTCatgtcctgctcctggagagcctCATTCTTGCAAAATTTGGTTCCaaacctaattaaacacacatgaaccAGCTTGTCAAGGGCTGTGTCTGAAAGCTGAAAATGCTGCATGcatgcaaggatgcattcaaagGTAGGAATCAGCTTTACTTCATGTCTCCTGAGATGCttcaatttatctatttttgAAAGCTGTATAGATGTATCCTTCATGACCTTTGGAATCCTACAATCCAAAAATCAAGATGGTGCCTGAATGTTGTGGTTGTGGTCTGTTTGTGCATATATGTGTTCCTGACCAAATTCTTCCACTTTTGATGTTACTTATAGCAAAACAAATTGCATGGAGACCTAGCGACATTCGTCATAATCCCCTCCACCAGAGGGAAAACAATCCAATCCTCTCCATTGACTCTGAAGAGCATTGGATTGTTTAATCCCCAGGTGTGGGCATGGCCTAAATGCTCTTTGTCTCTAATATAGTAAttcaatatttactttttttcaccATAGTTTGCACTATAatgttgtagatcattaaactgtTATGCTGCCTTAAAAACCTATCAGCTTTATGAGGTGCCTTCGAGTGCAAACCCTGCCCGCAGAGTCCTTGCCCGACAAGGCAGTGAGGCAACAAGTCTGCAGCCTAAACTTCCAGAAGCAGACAAGTTCTTCAGGACTATTATAAACCTTTAGACAGGTGTGTCAGAATGAGTTGGAACTAAATTCTGCAGGAAGGTGGGCCTAGTTTAGCAGGATTGGacacataaatgtgttttttacacATTAGTGTTTTTTGAAGACATCAAGAGGATGTATTCCTCTCAAGTAGAAAATGTGGTCCAATTTTGCAAACATCAAAGAAAGATCTGAGATGGATGGGTTATGTATGTTATTGGCTTTTCTCACAGGTCGGTGTCCAATGATCGAGCCACTCCAGATGAAATCTCTTCATACTACAAAAATTATGTCAAGCTCATGGGTCTCCAGAAGAACTTTGTGGACAATACCTATGTCACCTCTGTTCAAAAACTTCACCGCAGTCATGAAAAAAGTCACGTGAATGAAAAGAACACAGTCAACGGTCAGCTGAATGCTGTGAAAAATGGGTTTGATTATTGCAATAAGAACAGCACTGAGAATTGTCAGAATGGATTGGTAAATGGGTTTAGCAATGAGTTACAAAATGGAATGGAGAAAAGCAGTAGGAGTAGTGATACTGGGGAGGAGGATGAAGATAAAAGAGGCAAAGAAAGAGTGCAAGAGAGTATTGGGGTTTCCCATGCACTTTCACAAGGACTCTGGGAGGTCAGGGGCTACCAGCAGCTCCATGGTGACACTCATGTCCCTTTTATCTTATTTGCAGAGAATGTTGTCTTAGCAACAGGGGCATCTGACTCTCCAGCTCGACTGGGAGTAGAGGGGGAGGATCTCCCTTATGTGTTCCACAGTGTACGTGACCTTGGGGTAGCTGTTAGCTGTCACGGTAAACTGGGCCCTTCCTCTGACCCTGTGCTGGTAGTGGGGGCAGGGCTTAGTGCAGCCGATGCAGTGCTGTGTGCCCTGAACCATAAAGTCTCTGTGTTGCATGCATTCCGCAAGCGTGCTGATGACCCGGGTCTCATCTTCAAACAGTTGCCAAAGACACTTTATCCTGAATATCACAGGGTCTACCACATGATGTGTTCCCAAGTTTACCCAGCATCCCCTGTTGCCAATCACACAGCTCCTAGTCCATCATTGTTCCCTGATTACACCAGCTTCCCTGAGCACTGTGTGCTCTCCTTCCAGCCTGACATGCACTGTGTGATGAGGGGATCCAATGGTGTCCTTAGAGTCTTCAAAGTCTCTATGGTGCTAGTTCTTATCGGGACCTATCCAAACTTGTTTTTCTTGAAGGAGCAAGGGCAGTACCTTGGTTTGGACCCCAGTAGGCCAATTTCCTGCAGACAGAATCCCATGGACATAAACCCTTACACCTTCGAGTGCAAAGCTGAGCCTGGGCTCTTTGCCATGGGACCCCTTGTTGGTGACAACTTTGTACGTTTCTTAAAGGGCGGTGCTCTTGGTATTGCTACCTGTTTGCACAAGAGGCTGAAACAGAGGATTGAAAAGAACAGGAAATTGATCACAGAGGAAGAAGGGTGTGGAGGATGGGGAAGAGAAGGAAGTGGGGGAGGAGGATTTGTCTAAGGCTTCAAGAGAAGGTCCCTCATGATGTGAGTCTTGGAATACATCTCATTTTTATATGTATGCAGTGAATACTAATTAAATTACAACTTTCCTACAACTTACAAGAGAAAGTACACTTATAAAAATGAGCAGACGATCGGAGGAAAATGGTGTCTT is a window of Carassius auratus strain Wakin chromosome 16, ASM336829v1, whole genome shotgun sequence DNA encoding:
- the osgin2 gene encoding oxidative stress-induced growth inhibitor 2 is translated as MPLLEEGSVPRDCTRTVPVVIIGNGPSGICLSYLLSGYTPYLDPMAVHPNPILFRKLQEAKQLSITEQDLEFLCEGLEGRSGNPVAVLFDTLLHPNADLGYEFPSVLQWRMEKKHHIPHLILGKATPGGAWHAMEGSMLTISLGIWMELPGVNYRDLTSGKRRSVSNDRATPDEISSYYKNYVKLMGLQKNFVDNTYVTSVQKLHRSHEKSHVNEKNTVNGQLNAVKNGFDYCNKNSTENCQNGLVNGFSNELQNGMEKSSRSSDTGEEDEDKRGKERVQESIGVSHALSQGLWEVRGYQQLHGDTHVPFILFAENVVLATGASDSPARLGVEGEDLPYVFHSVRDLGVAVSCHGKLGPSSDPVLVVGAGLSAADAVLCALNHKVSVLHAFRKRADDPGLIFKQLPKTLYPEYHRVYHMMCSQVYPASPVANHTAPSPSLFPDYTSFPEHCVLSFQPDMHCVMRGSNGVLRVFKVSMVLVLIGTYPNLFFLKEQGQYLGLDPSRPISCRQNPMDINPYTFECKAEPGLFAMGPLVGDNFVRFLKGGALGIATCLHKRLKQRIEKNRKLITEEEGCGGWGREGSGGGGFV